The Thermoleophilaceae bacterium DNA segment CTGCGCATCCTGGCCGACCACGCCCGCGGCATGACGTTCCTGCTGAGCGACGGCGTCGTGCCCTCCAACGAGGACCGCGGCTACGTGCTGCGCCGGCTCATGCGCCGCGCCATCCGCCAGGGGCGCATGCTCGGCATCGAGGACCCGTTCCTGCCCAAGCTCTGCGACCGCGCCATCGAGGTCATGGCCGCCGCCTATCCCGAGCTGAAGTCCGAGCGCGACGCCATCGTGCGCTGGGCGGCGTCGGAGGAGGAGGGCTTCGGCCGCACGCTCGCCCAGGGTGAGCGGATGCTGGCCGAGCTGGTGGTGCGTGCCAAGGACGAGGGCACCTCGTGGGTGGCCGCGGAGGACGCCTTCAAGCTGCACGACACCTTCGGCTTCCCCTACGAGCTCACCCAGGAGCTGCTCGCCGAGGAGGGCCTGTCGGTGGACGACCAGGGCTTCGAGGAGCTGATGGAGGAGGCGCGCCGCACAGCCCGCTCGGGCATGCGCCGCCACGGCGGCTCCGGGCACGAGCAGCTCATGGAGTTCGCCCGCTCGGTGCCCGACGAGACGCGCTTCGTGGGCTACGAGGCGCTGGAGGCCGAGACCGCCGTGCTCGCCGCGCGCGAGGACAACGGGCGCGTGCTGCTCAAGCTGGCCGAGAGCCCCTTCTACGCCGAGGGCGGCGGCCAGGTGTCCGACTCCGGGGTGATCGACGCCGGCTCCGCGCGGGGGAGGGTGGACGCCGTGGCGCGCCTGGGCGCCGACCAGGTGATCGTGGTGGAGACCGACTCCGGCGGCTTCGAGCCGGGCGCCGGAGCGCACGCGCTCGTGGACCGCGACACCCGCCTGGCCACCATGGCCAACCACACGGCGACGCATCTCCTGCACGCGGCGCTGCGCGCCGAGCTGGGCACCCACGTGCGCCAGGCGGGCTCCTACGTGGGCCCGGACAAGCTGCGCTTCGACTTCACCCACGGCGAGCGGCTCAGTGCCGAGCAGGCGGCGCGGGTCGAGGAGCGGGTGAACGCCTGGATCGTGGCCAGCCGGCCCGTCTTCGCCGTGCAGACCACCAAGGCCGAGGCCGAGCGCCTGGGCGCCATGGCGCTGTTCGGCGAGAAGTACGGCGACGTCGTGCGGATGGTGGAGGTGGAGGAGGTCTCGCGCGAGCTCTGCGGCGGCACGCACGTGGCCACCACCGCCGAGATCGGCCTCTTCCACGTGACCACCGAGACCTCGAGCGCCGCCAACGTGCGCCGCGTGGAGGCGGTCACGGGCCCGGCGGGCATCGGCGAGTTCCGTGCCCGCACGGAGGCGCTGCGCGAGATCGCGGCCATGCTGCGCGTGCCCGAGCACGAGGTGGTGGGCGCGGTGCAGAAGCTCACCGAGCGGATGAAGGAGCTGGGCAAGCGCCCGCGCGAGGCGGCCGACAGCGGGGCGGCCGATCGGCTGCTCGAGTCGGCGTCGGAGCTGGGCGGCATCCGCGTGGTGGCCGAGGTCGTGGAGGCGCCCGACGCCAAGGTGCTGCTCGAGCTCTCCGACCAGGTGCGCCAGAAGCTCGGCGACGCGGCCGTGGTGCTCGGCTGCGCGGTGGAGGGCAAGGTGCATCTCGTGGCCAACTTCGCGCCGGCCGCCGTGGAGCGGGGCCTCAAGGCGGGCGACGTCGTGCGCCAGGCGGCGCAGGTGGCCGGTGGCGGCGGCGGCGGGCGCGACACCATGGCCCAGGCCGGCGGCCGCGACCCCGGCAAGCTGCCCGAGGCCATCGCCACGGCGCGGCTGGCCATCGAAAGCGTGCTGCGCTGATGGCGCTTCCCAGCGCTCCCCCGGGCAACGGCAGGCGACGTTTGTATGAATAGTTCATACAAACGTCGCCCGTGGGCGGGACGCGGGGGTGTCCGCTGATGCGCGTGCTCGCCCTCGACCACGGCGAGGCCCGCTGCGGCTGCGCCCTCTCGGACCCCAGCGGCACGCTCGCCACGCCCATCGGGGCGGTGGAGCGGCCCGACACGCGCCGTGGCCTGACGGCCATCGCCGGCCTGGTGGACGAGCACGCCGCCGAGCGCGTGGTGGTGGGGCTTCCGCTCACGCTTGCCGGCGAGGAGGGCGAGCAGGCGCGGCGGGCGCGGGCCTTCGCCGAGCGCCTGGGCGCTCGGGTGGCCGTGCCGGTGGAGCTGTGGGACGAGCGCCTGACCACGCGCCAGGCCGACCGCACCGGCGGCCAGACCGACCGCGACTCGCGGGCCGCCGCGCATCTGCTGGACGCATGGCTCCAGGCCCACGTGGGCACGCGGGGCGCATGAGCGACCGCAGTCCAGAGGAGCGCGAGCGGGATCGCCTCGAGCGCGAGGCGCGCCGCGCCGCGCGCGCCCGCGGCGAGAAGCCGCCGAAGGACCGCGGTGGCAGCGGCCTGCTGGGCGGGCTGCTGGGCTCCAAGGGCGGCCATGACGGCGGCTCCCCGCCGCCGGGCGAGCGGCAGGCCGTGAAGCCCGCGCCCGCTGCGAGGCCCGCGCCGGCCGAGCCGGCGGCCGAGCCGGTCGAGCCGGCGGCCGAGCCGGTCGAGCCGGCGGCCGAGCCGGTCGAGCCGGCGGCCGCGAAGCCAGTGCCGGCCGCGAAGCCGGAGCCGGCCCCCCGCGCGGAGTCCTCGTCCCGGAAGTCCGCGCCGCGCACGGCGGCAACCGGCCCCCCGGCGGCCGAGACGCCGCCGGCCGAGCCGCCACAGCCGCGGCGGCGCAGTGCGCCGAAGGTGGACCTGGACCGCGTGCGCCGCCTCACCCGCGAGCGCCGCGCCCGCGGCGGCGCCGCGGCCGGCCCGCCGCCGCCCGCCGGTAGCGACGCGTCCGAGCGCCCGCGCCGGAGTCGGCGAGGACGCGTCTTTGCCGGGGTGCTGCTGGCCGGGGTGGCGGTGCTCCTGTGGTTCCTGTTCTCGGTCTTCCAGCCGTTCAAGGGCGAGGGCGAGGGCGAGGTGGCGGTCACGATCCCCACGGGCGCCGGGGTGGGGGACATCGCCGACCTGCTGGACGAGCAGGGCGTGATCTCCAACGCCACCTTCTTCGAGGTGCGCGCAACCATCGAGGGCGCTCGGGGTGACCTCAAGCCCGGCGTCTACACGCTCGCCGAGGGCATGAGCTACGGGGCGGCCATCGACGCTCTCTCCGCCGGCCCGCCGAACGACATCATCCGGCTGGTGATCCCCGAGGGCCGCTCGCGCAGCGAGGTCACGGAGCTCGTGGCCGACACCGGCCTCGAGGGCGACTACGCGGAGGCCACCCGCAGCTCGCGTGT contains these protein-coding regions:
- the mltG gene encoding endolytic transglycosylase MltG gives rise to the protein MSDRSPEERERDRLEREARRAARARGEKPPKDRGGSGLLGGLLGSKGGHDGGSPPPGERQAVKPAPAARPAPAEPAAEPVEPAAEPVEPAAEPVEPAAAKPVPAAKPEPAPRAESSSRKSAPRTAATGPPAAETPPAEPPQPRRRSAPKVDLDRVRRLTRERRARGGAAAGPPPPAGSDASERPRRSRRGRVFAGVLLAGVAVLLWFLFSVFQPFKGEGEGEVAVTIPTGAGVGDIADLLDEQGVISNATFFEVRATIEGARGDLKPGVYTLAEGMSYGAAIDALSAGPPNDIIRLVIPEGRSRSEVTELVADTGLEGDYAEATRSSRVLDPADYGAERARNLEGFLWPATYELERGSSVQSLVNKQLRAFDENIEGVSMRAARRANLTPYDVLIIASMVEREAMLDEERPIIASVIYNRLRRGEPLGIDATIRFATENWSEPLTESDLRIDSGYNTRTNAGLPPGPIGSPGLESLEAAANPGDTDFLFYVVKPGTCGEHEFSETLEEFERDAARYNREREARGGQSPTDC
- the alaS gene encoding alanine--tRNA ligase; this translates as MRADEIREAFLSFFEERDHRRMPSASLVPSTYDPSVLLTTAGMQPFKPWFRGEEQPPHIRLTSCQKVFRTTDIENVGTTARHLTFFEMLGNFSFGDYFKQGAVELGYELSTRGFGFDPADVWITVFGGDEELGLGPDDEAIECWRGVGVPDEQIVLLGREDNFWQAGPTGPCGPCSELYLDRGLDFGGEHDRPGDDTERFLEFWNLVFMQYDLQADGGMRPLPQTGIDTGLGLDRLAAILQDVPSVFETDHFRPLVGLGEELSGAKMGEDEPVTRALRILADHARGMTFLLSDGVVPSNEDRGYVLRRLMRRAIRQGRMLGIEDPFLPKLCDRAIEVMAAAYPELKSERDAIVRWAASEEEGFGRTLAQGERMLAELVVRAKDEGTSWVAAEDAFKLHDTFGFPYELTQELLAEEGLSVDDQGFEELMEEARRTARSGMRRHGGSGHEQLMEFARSVPDETRFVGYEALEAETAVLAAREDNGRVLLKLAESPFYAEGGGQVSDSGVIDAGSARGRVDAVARLGADQVIVVETDSGGFEPGAGAHALVDRDTRLATMANHTATHLLHAALRAELGTHVRQAGSYVGPDKLRFDFTHGERLSAEQAARVEERVNAWIVASRPVFAVQTTKAEAERLGAMALFGEKYGDVVRMVEVEEVSRELCGGTHVATTAEIGLFHVTTETSSAANVRRVEAVTGPAGIGEFRARTEALREIAAMLRVPEHEVVGAVQKLTERMKELGKRPREAADSGAADRLLESASELGGIRVVAEVVEAPDAKVLLELSDQVRQKLGDAAVVLGCAVEGKVHLVANFAPAAVERGLKAGDVVRQAAQVAGGGGGGRDTMAQAGGRDPGKLPEAIATARLAIESVLR
- the ruvX gene encoding Holliday junction resolvase RuvX, producing the protein MRVLALDHGEARCGCALSDPSGTLATPIGAVERPDTRRGLTAIAGLVDEHAAERVVVGLPLTLAGEEGEQARRARAFAERLGARVAVPVELWDERLTTRQADRTGGQTDRDSRAAAHLLDAWLQAHVGTRGA